The following coding sequences are from one Phycisphaerales bacterium window:
- a CDS encoding site-specific integrase — protein MSASVSPIARRAKPKRRLPAEVLTNDEVLRLLNACPSTPTGLRNRALIAVLYRAGLRVSEALALHPKDVELAAGTIRVLHGKGDRSRTVGIDPGGAAVLAIWLEVRAQAGFGPAHSIFCVAGGASLSSGYVRRMFQQLGAKAGITKRVHPHGLRHTHAAQLRAEGVDIGIISKQLGHRSITTTATYLDHIAPMAVIGAIAGRRWTTHGSSL, from the coding sequence ATGTCTGCCAGCGTCAGCCCCATTGCCCGCCGCGCTAAGCCCAAGCGTCGGTTGCCTGCCGAGGTGCTCACCAACGACGAGGTGCTCCGCCTCCTGAACGCCTGCCCCTCCACCCCTACCGGCCTGCGGAACCGCGCTCTCATCGCGGTCCTGTATCGAGCGGGGCTACGGGTGAGCGAGGCCCTTGCGCTCCACCCAAAGGATGTGGAACTCGCGGCAGGCACAATCCGAGTGCTGCACGGGAAGGGCGACCGGTCACGTACCGTTGGTATCGACCCTGGTGGGGCGGCGGTGCTCGCGATCTGGCTTGAGGTGCGAGCACAGGCGGGTTTCGGCCCAGCGCATTCAATCTTCTGTGTCGCCGGCGGTGCGTCGCTCAGCTCAGGGTACGTCCGCCGGATGTTCCAGCAGCTTGGGGCAAAGGCTGGGATCACCAAGCGGGTGCACCCTCACGGCCTACGTCACACTCACGCCGCCCAGCTCCGGGCGGAAGGGGTGGACATCGGCATCATCTCGAAGCAACTCGGGCATCGGAGCATTACCACGACCGCCACGTACCTGGACCATATCGCACCAATGGCTGTGATCGGTGCAATCGCTGGCCGGCGATGGACCACACACGGTTCATCACTTTAG
- a CDS encoding tetratricopeptide repeat protein: MAIRNLVASMLVVAALLGGCSSSKPGSPYAGVSEAERNPTEADRLNQEAVAVIDSDPAKAEDLLRRALGADLYHAPAHNNLGTLLLQRGKLYEAAGEFEWAKKLMPGHPDPRMNLALTLEVAGRTEEAIDTYRTALEVYPEHIATMQALTRIQVRTGRSDAETKKMLAEIALRGETEEWRKWAQGRLATSAKP; the protein is encoded by the coding sequence ATGGCAATCCGTAACCTCGTCGCCTCCATGCTGGTCGTTGCCGCTCTGCTCGGCGGGTGCTCGTCCTCCAAGCCGGGCAGCCCTTACGCGGGCGTGTCGGAGGCGGAGCGGAATCCCACTGAGGCGGATCGTCTCAACCAGGAAGCGGTGGCCGTGATCGACTCCGATCCGGCCAAGGCCGAGGACCTGCTCCGGCGCGCACTCGGCGCTGACCTGTACCACGCCCCCGCCCACAACAACCTCGGGACGCTCCTGCTTCAGCGCGGCAAGCTCTACGAGGCGGCCGGGGAGTTTGAGTGGGCCAAGAAGCTGATGCCAGGGCACCCGGACCCCCGGATGAACCTCGCCCTCACTCTGGAGGTGGCCGGGCGCACAGAGGAAGCGATCGACACCTACCGCACCGCTCTGGAGGTCTACCCCGAGCACATCGCCACGATGCAGGCGCTGACCCGCATCCAGGTCCGCACCGGTCGCAGCGATGCCGAGACGAAGAAGATGCTCGCGGAGATCGCGCTCAGGGGTGAGACGGAGGAGTGGCGGAAGTGGGCTCAGGGACGGCTGGCGACTAGCGCGAAGCCCTGA
- a CDS encoding GspE/PulE family protein, protein MSVVELKPTLEGAAARPAQPSREFLSLVSHDFARRHLVLSAGIEDGIEQLHVTAQTKPTAVFNVGVLLRRPTRAILSDPEALAAAIDKAYRPEAQDERPVSTADSPIVQVDGTEDIEADLRLALRDAESDLLNTSGKAPAVRLVDLVLFEALQRSASDVHVQPARGKTLVRYRLDGVLHTVRELPLALAASVVSRIKVMASLDVAEQRAPQDGRASVSIGGSKGQSGRRIDLRVSSLPSTYGERVVIRLLDPSRSPHLQAFSGLGMPGAVERGYLGLVDRTSGIVLSTGPTGSGKTTTLYTTLAHISAVNAGAKARGCELNMMTVEDPVEYDLSGAGLAISQTQVDVKKGLTFATGLRHILRQDPDVIMVGEIRDEETARIAVQASLTGHLVLSTLHTNDAASAVARLIDLSVEPFLVSSSLSGVLAQRLVRRVHPPCMGEGCPECLGTGYRGRMGVFELLVLDAELRDMVGQRLSATDLKAAAVRKGMVPLKDAGAVLARQGITSMAEVSRVIEAMEELDG, encoded by the coding sequence ATGAGCGTGGTCGAGCTCAAGCCGACACTCGAAGGGGCAGCAGCTCGCCCGGCGCAGCCCAGCCGCGAGTTCCTGTCGCTGGTGAGCCATGACTTCGCCCGCCGGCACCTTGTCCTGAGCGCCGGGATTGAGGATGGCATCGAGCAGCTGCACGTCACTGCACAGACCAAACCCACGGCCGTCTTCAATGTCGGGGTCCTGCTCCGGCGTCCTACCCGCGCCATCCTCTCTGACCCCGAAGCGCTTGCGGCCGCAATCGACAAGGCGTACCGGCCGGAGGCTCAGGACGAGCGGCCGGTCAGCACGGCTGACTCGCCGATCGTGCAGGTGGACGGGACCGAGGACATCGAGGCGGACCTCAGACTGGCGCTCCGCGATGCCGAATCGGACCTGCTGAACACCAGCGGCAAGGCACCAGCCGTGCGGCTCGTGGACCTGGTGCTCTTTGAGGCTCTCCAGCGCTCTGCCAGCGACGTGCATGTGCAGCCCGCGCGGGGCAAGACCCTGGTGCGGTACAGGCTCGACGGGGTGCTCCACACGGTCCGCGAGCTGCCCCTCGCCCTCGCGGCTTCTGTGGTCAGCCGCATCAAGGTCATGGCGTCACTGGATGTGGCCGAGCAGCGTGCGCCCCAGGACGGCCGCGCCTCGGTCAGCATCGGCGGCTCCAAGGGCCAGAGCGGTCGCCGGATCGACCTCCGCGTCAGCTCGCTCCCCAGCACCTACGGCGAGCGCGTGGTCATCCGCCTGCTCGACCCCAGCCGATCCCCCCACCTCCAAGCCTTTAGCGGGCTCGGAATGCCTGGGGCGGTGGAGCGTGGCTACCTGGGCCTCGTGGACCGCACTAGCGGGATCGTGCTCTCAACCGGACCAACCGGCAGCGGCAAGACCACCACCCTCTACACCACGCTTGCACATATCAGCGCGGTGAACGCCGGCGCGAAGGCTCGCGGCTGCGAGCTGAACATGATGACGGTCGAGGATCCGGTGGAGTACGACCTTTCCGGCGCTGGGCTCGCCATCAGCCAGACGCAGGTGGACGTGAAGAAGGGGCTGACCTTCGCCACCGGCCTCCGACACATCCTGCGGCAGGACCCGGATGTGATCATGGTGGGCGAGATCCGCGACGAGGAGACCGCCAGGATTGCGGTGCAGGCGTCCCTCACGGGCCACCTGGTGCTCTCCACCCTCCACACCAACGACGCCGCCAGCGCGGTAGCGCGCCTGATCGACCTCAGCGTGGAGCCGTTCCTGGTTTCGTCCTCCCTCTCAGGGGTGCTCGCTCAGCGGCTGGTCCGCCGCGTCCACCCGCCGTGCATGGGCGAGGGGTGCCCCGAGTGCCTGGGCACCGGCTACCGGGGGCGGATGGGGGTGTTCGAGCTCCTTGTCCTCGATGCCGAGCTCCGGGACATGGTCGGCCAGCGGCTCTCAGCCACGGACCTGAAGGCGGCTGCCGTGAGGAAGGGAATGGTCCCGCTCAAGGACGCTGGCGCGGTACTCGCCCGCCAGGGCATCACCAGCATGGCCGAGGTCTCGCGCGTCATAGAGGCGATGGAGGAGCTCGATGGCTGA
- a CDS encoding secretin N-terminal domain-containing protein — protein MITLSDFTTRVRELEGLLERLDTPDALTLTPVQLKHTAAPVVVAAATQVNVKRESAGGRKLLGEVLVGSESGTVLVLAQPQSLQSWLDLIGQLDKREPLETVTYSPRYYSAKDIATLVQATANPVGAVGLTDDRFQTVIDDLTSSLIVTATAAQHERIAALMARIDSAEQTPMPVRSFPVKNRPVVEVLGTLQQLIAAGALESDAAGTSRAEVSAGSSQTTPRAPQLPPGTSSAGSSTLLPQSGPRAQVTNTAQRPPLSLTADEPTNTLIAIGEPRLLSQLESLLVSLDVRQPQVMLEVQLVSLTESEALSLGAELERIGSIGNASARLSSLFGLSTGGAAARTVGDAAGFTGAVLNPGEFSIIVRALETLNKGRSVSNPKVLVSNNEKAVFSSTLQQPVQQLTRTGSNDSTFSYGGTENAGTTISVKPQIAQGDHLVLTYSIKLSSFVGASTTAGLPPPKQENAVDSVASIPDGHTVVVGGLDLITDSKGESRIPGIGAIPVLGELFKTRNNNDSRTRFFVFIKASVLRSTSFEDLKYISANEAEKARVSDGFPEVKPRVIR, from the coding sequence AGGGCCTGCTGGAGCGGCTGGATACGCCTGACGCACTCACATTGACCCCGGTGCAGCTGAAGCACACCGCCGCTCCGGTGGTCGTTGCGGCAGCCACACAGGTCAACGTGAAGCGAGAGTCGGCAGGTGGGCGGAAGCTCCTTGGAGAGGTGCTGGTGGGGTCCGAATCGGGGACGGTTCTGGTCCTGGCCCAGCCGCAGTCGCTGCAATCATGGCTGGACCTCATTGGTCAGCTTGACAAACGCGAGCCCTTGGAAACGGTCACCTACTCCCCGCGATACTACTCGGCCAAGGACATAGCCACGCTGGTACAGGCAACAGCCAACCCAGTTGGCGCGGTGGGCCTCACGGACGACCGGTTCCAGACGGTTATCGACGACCTCACGAGCAGCTTGATCGTGACCGCCACCGCTGCACAGCACGAGCGCATTGCCGCACTGATGGCGCGGATCGACAGCGCCGAGCAGACGCCCATGCCTGTCCGCTCGTTCCCGGTGAAGAACCGCCCCGTGGTCGAGGTGCTCGGCACCCTCCAGCAGCTGATCGCGGCCGGCGCGCTCGAGTCCGATGCCGCAGGCACCTCCCGCGCCGAGGTGTCGGCGGGCTCCTCCCAGACCACGCCACGCGCACCCCAGCTCCCGCCCGGAACATCATCCGCCGGGAGTTCAACGCTTCTCCCGCAGTCTGGCCCACGCGCTCAGGTAACCAACACAGCTCAACGTCCTCCACTCTCGCTCACCGCCGACGAGCCCACGAACACCCTAATTGCGATTGGGGAACCCAGACTGCTGAGCCAGCTTGAGTCCCTCCTTGTCTCCCTCGATGTGCGCCAACCCCAGGTCATGCTGGAAGTGCAGCTCGTCAGCCTTACCGAGTCCGAGGCGCTCTCCCTAGGCGCGGAGCTCGAGCGCATCGGCAGCATCGGCAACGCCTCCGCCCGGCTCTCGTCGCTGTTCGGCCTGTCAACAGGTGGTGCTGCGGCACGCACGGTTGGCGACGCGGCCGGCTTCACCGGTGCCGTCCTCAACCCCGGTGAGTTCTCGATCATCGTGCGGGCGCTTGAGACCCTCAACAAGGGCCGCTCGGTTAGCAACCCAAAGGTCCTCGTGTCCAACAACGAGAAGGCGGTTTTCAGCAGCACGCTCCAGCAGCCCGTCCAGCAGCTGACCCGCACAGGCAGCAACGACTCCACTTTCTCGTATGGCGGCACGGAGAACGCCGGCACCACGATTTCTGTCAAGCCCCAGATCGCCCAGGGCGACCACCTCGTCCTGACCTACAGCATCAAGCTGAGCAGCTTCGTGGGCGCGAGCACGACGGCCGGCCTTCCACCCCCCAAGCAGGAGAACGCCGTGGACTCGGTAGCCAGCATCCCCGACGGCCACACAGTTGTTGTGGGCGGGTTGGACCTGATCACCGACAGCAAGGGCGAGTCCCGTATCCCGGGCATTGGAGCCATCCCGGTTCTGGGCGAGCTCTTCAAGACCCGCAACAACAACGACAGCCGCACGCGGTTCTTCGTGTTCATCAAGGCGTCGGTGCTGCGGAGCACCAGCTTCGAGGACCTCAAGTACATTTCCGCGAACGAGGCCGAGAAGGCCCGCGTCAGCGACGGCTTCCCCGAAGTGAAGCCACGGGTGATCCGATGA